The following coding sequences are from one Cygnus olor isolate bCygOlo1 chromosome 2, bCygOlo1.pri.v2, whole genome shotgun sequence window:
- the MCUR1 gene encoding mitochondrial calcium uniporter regulator 1, protein MARAPAAVSGGRRALLVLRPRGALPHRAAAASRVSTSAPGSSQGKGSVSLLGSRRLFFDTHALVCLLEENGFTTQQSEVIVSALVKIMNTNLDMIYKDMVTKVQQEIALQQVMSHIGAVKKDMIILEKSEFSALRSENEKIKLELQQIKKQVMDEITKVRADNKLNLNLEKSRVKELYSLNERKLLEMRTEIVELHAQQDRALTQTDRKIDTEVADLKTMLESHKLDNIKYLAGSVFTCLTVALGFYRLWI, encoded by the exons ATGGCCCGGGCCCCGGCGGCCGTGAGCGGCGGGAGGCGGGCGCTGCTGGTGCTGCGGCCTCGCGGCGCCCTCCCGCACCGTGCCGCCGCCGCGTCAC GTGTCAGCACCTCAGCGCCCGGGTCCTCACAGGGCAAGGGCAGCGTCTccctgctggggagcagaaGGCTCTTCTTCGACACTCATGCGCTGGTGTGCCTCTTGGAAGAGAATG GGTTCACTACTCAGCAGTCGGAGGTGATCGTATCTGCGTTAGTGAAAATCATGAACACCAACCTGGATATGATATACAAGGACATGGTGACCAAAGTACAGCAG GAGATCGCTCTTCAGCAAGTCATGTCCCATATTGGTGCAGTGAAAAAGGACatgattattttggaaaaaagtgAATTCTCAGCACTCCGTTCAGAAAATGAg aaaataaagcttgaaCTCCAGCAGATAAAGAAGCAAGTCATG gATGAAATTACCAAAGTGCGTGCAGATAACAAGTTGAATCTAAACCTGGAAAAGAGCAGAGTAAAAGAATTG tATTCActcaatgaaagaaaactacTTGAAATGAGGACAGAAATAGTGGAATTG catgCACAACAAGATCGAGCTCTGACccaaacagacagaaaaatagacACGGAAGTTGCAGATCTAAAAACAATGCTTGAATCACACAAACTTGATAATATTAAGTACTTGGCAG gttcAGTATTTACATGCCTTACAGTAGCACTGGGATTTTATCGTTTATGGATATAA